Proteins encoded together in one Riemerella anatipestifer window:
- a CDS encoding NAD-dependent succinate-semialdehyde dehydrogenase, with protein sequence MIDKINLANTEFNQWKNRSFQEIQLLFKNLADILDEQKNTYANIITTEMNKPISQALSEVEKSAMMTRFYTNIDANVLAPEHIQTDFNISQVHHTPLGVILGVMPWNFPFWQVLRFAVPTILAGNTVIVKHASICTQSGDAIEETFLKAGFPEGVFQHLKVGHQDIETILKHPAVQGVSLTGSDLAGSSVASIAGREIKKSVLELGGSDAFIVLEDADLEQAAEVGALARLQNCGQTCVAAKRFIIHHNIANAFLELFTKAYQKYQPSDPLNPNTILSGMARKDLADELEQQYQKAITNGAEIIIPLERLSDKEFKPGLILVKKGNPILAEELFGPLGMVMIAQTDDEALDLANDIPFGLGNSVWTKNQNKALDFALKLNSGTVAINSMTKSDPRLPFGGAKKSGYGTELSALALKEFTYPKTIVGN encoded by the coding sequence ATGATTGATAAAATTAACCTTGCTAATACCGAATTTAACCAATGGAAAAACCGCTCTTTTCAAGAGATACAACTATTATTCAAAAACTTAGCAGATATATTAGACGAGCAAAAAAACACTTATGCTAATATCATTACCACAGAAATGAATAAACCCATTTCTCAAGCCTTGTCGGAGGTAGAAAAATCAGCAATGATGACTCGCTTTTACACCAATATAGACGCTAATGTATTAGCTCCAGAACATATCCAAACAGACTTTAATATTAGCCAAGTTCACCATACGCCTCTAGGGGTAATTTTAGGTGTAATGCCTTGGAATTTCCCTTTTTGGCAGGTACTTCGTTTTGCAGTGCCTACTATTTTAGCAGGAAATACCGTTATCGTAAAACACGCTTCCATTTGTACCCAAAGTGGAGATGCCATAGAAGAGACTTTTCTAAAAGCTGGGTTTCCTGAAGGCGTATTCCAGCATTTAAAAGTAGGACATCAAGACATCGAAACCATACTAAAACACCCTGCTGTACAAGGTGTAAGCCTTACAGGAAGTGATTTGGCTGGAAGTAGTGTGGCTTCCATAGCTGGAAGAGAAATCAAAAAATCAGTTTTAGAACTTGGAGGCAGCGATGCGTTTATTGTTCTAGAAGATGCTGATTTAGAACAAGCGGCAGAAGTAGGTGCTTTAGCAAGATTACAAAACTGTGGACAAACTTGTGTTGCTGCCAAAAGATTTATCATTCACCATAATATAGCCAATGCTTTCTTGGAGTTGTTTACTAAAGCCTATCAAAAGTATCAACCATCAGACCCTCTAAATCCCAACACCATATTGTCGGGTATGGCAAGAAAAGACCTCGCTGATGAACTAGAACAACAATATCAAAAAGCAATTACTAACGGAGCAGAAATCATCATTCCCTTAGAACGATTGTCTGATAAAGAATTTAAACCAGGGCTTATCTTAGTAAAAAAAGGAAATCCTATTTTAGCCGAAGAATTATTTGGACCTCTCGGTATGGTAATGATAGCTCAAACCGATGATGAAGCCCTAGACTTAGCCAATGACATTCCGTTTGGATTAGGAAACTCCGTCTGGACTAAAAACCAAAACAAAGCCCTTGATTTTGCTCTAAAACTAAATTCTGGCACTGTGGCTATCAATTCTATGACCAAATCCGACCCAAGACTTCCGTTTGGTGGAGCTAAAAAATCAGGCTACGGAACAGAATTATCTGCCCTAGCCCTTAAAGAGTTTACTTATCCTAAAACCATCGTAGGAAATTAA
- a CDS encoding acyl carrier protein, with product MSDIASRVKAIIADKLDVEETEVTPEASFTNDLGADSLDTVELIMEFEKEFNIQIPDDQAEKITTVGHAIAYVEEVVNK from the coding sequence ATGTCAGACATTGCATCAAGAGTAAAAGCGATTATCGCAGATAAGTTAGATGTGGAGGAAACAGAAGTAACTCCAGAAGCTAGTTTTACTAACGATTTAGGAGCAGATTCGCTAGATACTGTGGAGCTTATTATGGAATTTGAAAAAGAATTCAACATCCAAATCCCTGATGATCAAGCGGAGAAAATTACTACAGTAGGGCACGCTATTGCTTATGTAGAAGAAGTGGTAAATAAATAA
- a CDS encoding IS982-like element ISRa1 family transposase: MNNLEQIYERILEVLGLFSENQLISYQRRTPKMSDLEVISLNITAEYLSIDSELQLFRKLPNSLINKIERSVYNKRKRRLSLQTEQIRQRISMEFNEFEDIFIVDSMPMKVCENARSTRSKICKEQSYSSPTYGYCASQKLYFYGYKLHAVCSLNGVIKNFDISPASVHDIHYLKDIGEQMRNCTLIGDRGYLSAKVQIDLFNYANIKLDTPMRSNQKDYIPQFSLYKKKRKRIETFFSQLCDQFMIKRNYAKTFEGFKTRIISKITAATVIQYINKFIFQRKLNHLKISII; the protein is encoded by the coding sequence ATGAACAACTTAGAGCAAATATATGAAAGAATTTTGGAAGTTTTAGGACTTTTTTCAGAAAATCAACTGATTAGTTATCAGAGAAGAACACCTAAAATGAGCGATTTAGAAGTCATAAGTCTTAATATTACTGCTGAATACTTGAGTATTGATAGCGAATTACAGTTATTTAGAAAATTGCCAAACTCTCTGATAAACAAAATTGAAAGAAGTGTTTACAATAAGCGAAAACGAAGACTATCCCTACAAACAGAGCAAATTAGACAGCGTATTTCGATGGAGTTCAATGAGTTTGAAGATATTTTTATCGTTGATAGCATGCCAATGAAAGTTTGTGAAAACGCTCGTTCTACTCGTTCAAAAATTTGTAAAGAGCAATCCTATTCTTCACCAACATATGGTTATTGTGCTTCACAGAAATTATATTTCTATGGCTATAAACTACACGCAGTATGTTCTTTAAATGGTGTGATTAAGAATTTTGATATAAGCCCTGCATCCGTTCACGACATCCACTATTTAAAAGATATTGGTGAGCAAATGCGAAACTGTACTTTAATTGGAGATAGAGGCTATTTATCAGCAAAAGTTCAAATAGATTTATTTAACTATGCTAATATTAAATTAGATACACCAATGAGAAGTAATCAGAAAGATTATATTCCTCAATTTTCATTGTACAAGAAAAAGCGAAAACGAATTGAGACATTTTTCTCTCAACTTTGCGACCAATTTATGATTAAAAGAAACTATGCTAAAACTTTTGAAGGCTTTAAAACAAGGATAATCAGTAAAATAACCGCCGCAACGGTTATTCAATATATCAATAAATTTATCTTCCAAAGAAAATTAAATCATCTAAAAATCAGTATTATTTAA
- the fabF gene encoding beta-ketoacyl-ACP synthase II, which translates to MELKRVVVTGFGAITPIGNNAKEYWESLVKGESGAAPITLFDATNFKTKFACEVKNFNPLDFFDRKESKKMDRNTQLGIVAAREAIEHSGITSIEVDKNRVGVVWGSGIGGLETFEKEVLDWAKSDIPRFNPFFIPKMIADITPGHISIEYGFHGPNYTTVSACASSANAIIDSKMLIQLGKADVIVCGGSEAAVTASGVGGFSAMMALSTRNDDPKTASRPFDKDRDGFVLGEGAGCIILEEYEHAKRRGATIYAELKGGGMSADAHHMTAPHPEGLGAYLVMKNCLEDAGITADEVDHINMHGTSTPLGDIAESNAISRLLGDRAFDIQINSTKSMTGHLLGAAGVVEAIAAIGTIIHDVVPPTINHFTDDEKIDSRLDFTFNKAVEKKVNVAMSNTFGFGGHNACVLFKKV; encoded by the coding sequence ATGGAATTGAAAAGAGTAGTTGTTACCGGGTTTGGTGCTATTACGCCTATTGGAAATAATGCTAAAGAATATTGGGAAAGCCTTGTGAAAGGTGAGAGCGGTGCTGCTCCAATTACTCTTTTTGATGCCACTAATTTCAAAACTAAATTTGCTTGCGAGGTTAAAAACTTCAATCCATTAGATTTTTTTGACAGAAAAGAGTCAAAGAAAATGGATAGAAATACTCAGTTGGGAATTGTAGCCGCTAGAGAAGCTATAGAACATTCTGGTATAACTAGTATAGAGGTTGATAAAAACAGAGTAGGTGTTGTATGGGGGTCAGGTATTGGTGGACTAGAAACTTTTGAAAAAGAAGTTTTAGACTGGGCTAAATCTGATATTCCTAGATTTAATCCGTTTTTCATTCCTAAAATGATTGCGGATATTACACCAGGGCATATTTCTATTGAATATGGTTTCCACGGACCTAACTATACTACGGTATCGGCTTGTGCGTCTTCGGCAAATGCAATCATAGACTCTAAAATGTTAATCCAACTTGGAAAGGCAGATGTTATTGTTTGTGGAGGTTCCGAAGCTGCAGTAACGGCAAGTGGCGTGGGTGGATTTAGCGCTATGATGGCACTTTCTACAAGAAATGATGACCCTAAAACAGCCTCTAGACCTTTTGATAAAGATAGAGATGGTTTCGTTCTAGGAGAAGGAGCGGGGTGCATTATTTTGGAGGAGTATGAGCACGCAAAGAGAAGAGGAGCAACTATTTATGCAGAGCTTAAAGGTGGAGGTATGAGTGCAGATGCACATCATATGACGGCACCACACCCAGAAGGTTTGGGAGCTTATTTGGTAATGAAGAACTGTTTAGAAGATGCAGGAATTACTGCTGATGAGGTAGATCACATCAATATGCATGGGACATCTACGCCATTAGGAGATATTGCAGAATCTAACGCAATTTCTAGATTACTTGGTGACCGCGCCTTTGATATACAAATCAATTCTACAAAGTCTATGACAGGACATTTGCTGGGAGCGGCAGGTGTTGTAGAGGCTATTGCTGCCATAGGAACTATTATTCATGATGTTGTTCCACCTACAATTAACCATTTTACAGACGATGAAAAAATAGATAGTCGTCTTGACTTTACTTTCAATAAAGCGGTAGAAAAAAAGGTTAATGTTGCAATGAGCAATACTTTTGGCTTCGGTGGACACAATGCGTGTGTGCTATTCAAGAAAGTCTAA
- a CDS encoding IPExxxVDY family protein, giving the protein MKDNKIFLDIEEEEISIGLLRLSRKIQDCELFFNINLLNSFKFSREKDFILKKGGRLYLFVQYQTYDEITKCTYSFIANKFYDTKLEDGTHYDLFSNLVEETYLLPEYRDVDYILLTKDFLSDFSVILLPDNLVFPIQEMLLSPEQELYQTIQYYE; this is encoded by the coding sequence TTGAAAGACAATAAAATATTTCTTGATATAGAAGAAGAGGAAATCTCGATAGGATTATTAAGACTTTCTCGGAAAATACAAGATTGTGAGTTGTTTTTCAATATCAACCTCCTGAATAGCTTTAAATTTAGCAGAGAAAAAGATTTTATTTTAAAAAAAGGAGGACGCTTGTATCTGTTTGTACAGTATCAAACTTATGATGAAATTACTAAATGCACATACAGTTTTATAGCGAATAAATTTTATGATACCAAATTAGAGGACGGAACTCATTATGATTTGTTTTCAAATCTAGTGGAAGAGACTTATTTGTTGCCAGAATATAGAGATGTAGATTATATTCTGTTAACAAAGGACTTTTTATCCGATTTTTCTGTAATTTTGTTGCCTGATAACTTGGTGTTTCCTATACAGGAAATGTTATTAAGTCCAGAGCAAGAACTCTATCAAACCATTCAGTACTATGAATAA
- a CDS encoding IS982-like element ISRa1 family transposase, protein MNNIEQIYERILEVLGLFSENQLISYQRRTPKMSDLEVISLNITAEYLSIDSELQLFRKLPNSLINKIERSVYNKRKRRLSLQTEQIRQRISMEFNEFEDIFIVDSMPMKVCENARSTRSKICKEQSYSSPTYGYCASQKLYFYGYKLHAVCSLNGVIKNFDISPASVHDIHYLKDIGEQMRNCTLIGDRGYLSAKVQIDLSNYANIKLDTPMRSNQKDYIPQFSLYKKKRKRIETFFSQLCDQFMIKRNYAKTFEGFKTRIISKITAATVIQYINKFIFQRKLNHLKISII, encoded by the coding sequence ATGAACAACATAGAGCAAATATATGAAAGAATTTTGGAAGTTTTAGGACTTTTTTCAGAAAATCAACTGATTAGTTATCAGAGAAGAACACCTAAAATGAGCGATTTAGAAGTCATAAGTCTTAATATTACTGCTGAATACTTGAGTATTGATAGCGAATTACAGTTATTTAGAAAATTGCCAAACTCTCTGATAAACAAAATTGAAAGAAGTGTTTACAATAAGCGAAAACGAAGACTATCCCTACAAACAGAGCAAATTAGACAGCGTATTTCGATGGAGTTCAATGAGTTTGAAGATATTTTTATCGTTGATAGCATGCCAATGAAAGTTTGTGAAAATGCTCGCTCTACTCGTTCAAAAATTTGTAAAGAGCAATCCTATTCTTCACCAACATATGGTTATTGTGCTTCACAGAAATTATATTTCTATGGCTATAAACTACACGCAGTATGTTCTTTAAATGGTGTGATTAAGAATTTTGATATAAGCCCTGCATCCGTTCACGACATCCACTATTTAAAAGATATTGGTGAGCAAATGCGAAACTGTACTTTAATTGGAGATAGAGGCTATTTATCAGCAAAAGTTCAAATAGATTTATCTAACTATGCTAATATTAAATTAGATACACCAATGAGAAGTAATCAGAAAGATTATATTCCTCAATTTTCATTGTACAAGAAAAAGCGAAAACGAATTGAGACATTTTTCTCTCAACTTTGCGACCAATTTATGATTAAAAGAAACTATGCTAAAACTTTTGAAGGCTTTAAAACAAGGATAATCAGTAAAATAACCGCCGCAACGGTTATTCAATATATCAATAAATTTATCTTCCAAAGAAAATTAAATCATCTAAAAATCAGTATTATTTAA
- a CDS encoding IS982-like element ISRa1 family transposase, whose product MNNLEQIYERILEVLGLFSENQLISYQRRTPKMSDLEVISLNITAEYLSIDSELQLFRKLPNSLINKIERSVYNKRKRRLSLQTEQIRQRISMEFNEFEDIFIVDSMPMKVCENARSTRSKICKEQSYSSPTYGYCASQKLYFYGYKLHAVCSLNGVIKNFDISPASVHDIHYLKDSGEQMRNCTLIGDRGYLSAKVQIDLFNYANIKLDTPMRSNQKDYIPQFSLYKKKRKRIETFFSQLCDQFMIKRNYAKTFEGFKTRIISKITAATVIQYINKFIFQRKLNHLKISII is encoded by the coding sequence ATGAACAACTTAGAGCAAATATATGAAAGAATTTTGGAAGTTTTAGGACTTTTTTCAGAAAATCAACTGATTAGTTATCAGAGAAGAACACCTAAAATGAGCGATTTAGAAGTCATAAGTCTTAATATTACTGCTGAATACTTGAGTATTGATAGCGAATTACAGTTATTTAGAAAATTGCCAAACTCTCTGATAAACAAAATTGAAAGAAGTGTTTACAATAAGCGAAAACGAAGACTATCCCTACAAACAGAGCAAATTAGACAGCGTATTTCGATGGAGTTCAATGAGTTTGAAGATATTTTTATCGTTGATAGCATGCCAATGAAAGTTTGTGAAAACGCTCGTTCTACTCGTTCAAAAATTTGTAAAGAGCAATCCTATTCTTCACCAACATATGGTTATTGTGCTTCACAGAAATTATATTTCTATGGCTATAAACTACACGCAGTATGTTCTTTAAATGGTGTGATTAAGAATTTTGATATAAGCCCTGCATCCGTTCACGACATCCACTATTTAAAAGATAGTGGTGAGCAAATGCGAAACTGTACTTTAATTGGAGATAGAGGCTATTTATCAGCAAAAGTTCAAATAGATTTATTTAACTATGCTAATATTAAATTAGATACACCAATGAGAAGTAATCAGAAAGATTATATTCCTCAATTTTCATTGTACAAGAAAAAGCGAAAACGAATTGAGACATTTTTCTCTCAACTTTGCGACCAATTTATGATTAAAAGAAACTATGCTAAAACTTTTGAAGGCTTTAAAACAAGGATAATCAGTAAAATAACCGCCGCAACGGTTATTCAATATATCAATAAATTTATCTTCCAAAGAAAATTAAATCATCTAAAAATCAGTATTATTTAA
- the rnc gene encoding ribonuclease III → MKIGRYFNRILSRRKKPRYTQREAFIVKGLEKILGIQPKEVSWYQEAFSLKSTSSQLNYDRLEFLGDAVLGSIVSYYLYRQYPQESEGFLTQMKSKIVNRKNLNQIGEKLNLTSLVLKNGSKFGADLSGNLLEALIGAIYMDFGYDKCQKVVLSKILTHSEMLKLENKIISYKSLLLEWSQKNKIKIDYKTEEELLPSKAKMFKTYIFVGGDKVASATETSKKKSEEKAAQRAFYTLNKKEKIIERQ, encoded by the coding sequence ATGAAAATCGGACGCTATTTCAATAGAATTTTATCTAGACGAAAGAAGCCAAGATATACACAGAGAGAGGCTTTTATAGTAAAAGGATTAGAAAAAATATTGGGTATACAGCCTAAAGAAGTCTCTTGGTATCAGGAGGCTTTTTCTCTCAAAAGTACTTCCAGTCAACTCAATTATGATAGGCTAGAGTTCTTAGGAGATGCCGTTCTAGGGAGTATAGTTTCCTATTATCTTTACAGGCAGTATCCACAGGAGAGTGAAGGGTTTTTAACCCAAATGAAATCTAAAATTGTTAATAGAAAGAACCTTAATCAAATAGGGGAAAAACTAAATCTGACTTCTCTAGTTTTGAAAAATGGTTCTAAGTTTGGAGCGGACTTGTCAGGTAACCTATTAGAAGCTCTTATTGGTGCTATTTATATGGATTTTGGCTATGATAAATGTCAGAAAGTAGTACTGTCTAAGATTCTTACCCACTCAGAAATGCTAAAACTCGAAAACAAAATTATAAGTTATAAGAGTCTGTTGTTAGAGTGGAGTCAAAAGAATAAAATTAAAATAGACTACAAAACCGAAGAGGAGCTTTTACCGAGTAAAGCAAAGATGTTTAAAACCTACATTTTCGTAGGTGGTGATAAAGTGGCTAGTGCTACGGAAACTTCTAAGAAAAAATCGGAAGAAAAAGCTGCACAAAGAGCATTTTATACATTAAACAAAAAAGAAAAAATAATTGAAAGACAATAA
- a CDS encoding polymorphic toxin type 23 domain-containing protein, whose protein sequence is MLLLGSYNDGKFGINLGTNLWSRLHEQQTGIIGFRHGDFRMTYENDGSPFAKGIPEKILGDNHDRFRTAAMTIGIGSFQAGFNLFTGERLSSSYEEKRGADLMTMADASIRRILKLGKYDVGYGAMSKYGLAQENGKQYRLGAAYVGWGNYRIGIDSDRHVRHAIQNRLAHTFLSLQPGFRVLSNAINPYFQYRTRNQFTSW, encoded by the coding sequence GTGTTACTTTTAGGATCATATAACGATGGCAAATTTGGAATAAATCTTGGAACTAATCTATGGAGTAGATTACATGAACAGCAGACGGGAATCATAGGATTTAGGCACGGAGATTTTAGAATGACTTATGAAAATGATGGAAGCCCGTTTGCTAAGGGAATTCCTGAGAAAATTCTTGGAGATAATCATGACAGATTTCGAACCGCTGCTATGACTATTGGTATTGGTTCTTTTCAAGCAGGTTTTAATCTGTTTACAGGAGAGCGACTGAGTAGCAGTTATGAGGAAAAAAGAGGAGCTGATTTAATGACAATGGCGGACGCTAGTATTAGACGAATTTTGAAGTTGGGGAAATATGATGTTGGCTATGGTGCTATGTCAAAATATGGTTTAGCACAAGAAAATGGGAAACAATACAGATTAGGTGCAGCTTATGTGGGGTGGGGTAATTATAGAATAGGTATTGATTCTGATAGACATGTTAGACACGCAATACAAAATAGACTTGCACATACATTTCTTTCCCTACAGCCAGGTTTTAGGGTATTATCAAATGCTATCAATCCATACTTCCAATATAGAACAAGAAATCAATTTACGTCATGGTAA
- the pyk gene encoding pyruvate kinase, giving the protein MNKKLKKTKIIATLGPASSSKETMLELVKAGVDVFRINFSHADYDLVRRNVELIREINQEYGYSVSILGDLQGPKLRVGVVKEGSYLNPGDILTFTNENVEGDSTRVYMTYQQFPQDVKVGERILIDDGKLVLEVIETNLKDTVRAKTIQGGPLSSKKGVNLPNTDVSLPALTEKDIKDANFILDLELDWIALSFVRHAQDIKDLKELIKNHPTNNFKTPIIAKIEKPEGVKNIDEILMECDGIMVARGDLGVEVPMEEVPVIQKTLVKKARAYAKPVIIATQMMETMITSLTPTRAEVNDVANSVLDGADAVMLSGETSVGRYPVDVVKNMSKIVKSIETTNYYYDRNSILDNQISCLDERFITDKICLSAVNIAKSSGAEAIITLTHSGYTAFQISAHRPNSHIIVYSANRRVLTMLNLLWGVRAFYYDMEKTTDETVIQVNMLTCNYGFVEKGDFVVNLNAMPVHNGGKTNTLRLSTI; this is encoded by the coding sequence ATGAATAAGAAATTAAAGAAAACAAAAATAATAGCAACATTAGGACCTGCATCATCTTCTAAAGAAACGATGTTAGAGCTAGTTAAGGCAGGTGTAGATGTTTTTAGAATAAATTTTTCTCACGCAGATTATGATTTGGTGAGGAGAAATGTGGAACTGATAAGAGAGATTAATCAAGAATATGGTTATTCAGTTTCGATATTAGGAGATTTACAAGGTCCAAAACTAAGAGTAGGGGTTGTAAAAGAAGGCTCTTATCTTAATCCTGGGGATATTCTTACTTTTACTAACGAAAATGTAGAAGGAGATTCAACTAGGGTATATATGACTTACCAACAGTTTCCACAAGATGTAAAAGTAGGGGAAAGAATCTTAATAGATGATGGTAAACTGGTGTTAGAGGTTATCGAGACCAACTTAAAAGACACCGTTCGTGCTAAAACGATTCAAGGAGGACCATTAAGTTCTAAAAAAGGAGTTAACCTTCCTAATACCGATGTATCGCTTCCAGCCCTTACAGAGAAGGATATTAAAGATGCTAATTTTATTTTAGACTTAGAACTAGACTGGATTGCATTGTCATTTGTTCGTCATGCTCAGGATATAAAAGATTTAAAGGAGCTTATTAAGAATCACCCAACAAATAACTTTAAGACACCTATTATCGCCAAAATAGAGAAGCCTGAAGGGGTGAAAAATATAGATGAAATTCTCATGGAGTGTGATGGGATTATGGTAGCTCGTGGAGATTTAGGTGTAGAGGTACCTATGGAAGAAGTTCCTGTAATTCAAAAGACTCTAGTTAAAAAAGCAAGAGCCTATGCTAAGCCTGTAATTATTGCTACTCAAATGATGGAGACTATGATTACGAGTCTTACACCTACTAGAGCGGAGGTAAATGATGTTGCAAACTCGGTGTTAGACGGTGCCGATGCGGTGATGCTGTCTGGAGAAACTTCCGTAGGGCGTTATCCTGTAGATGTGGTGAAGAATATGTCTAAAATAGTGAAGAGTATAGAAACGACTAACTACTACTACGACAGAAATAGTATTTTAGATAATCAGATAAGCTGTTTAGATGAAAGATTTATCACTGATAAAATTTGTTTATCAGCAGTTAATATAGCTAAGAGTTCAGGGGCGGAGGCTATTATTACGCTTACCCACTCTGGCTATACAGCTTTCCAAATTTCTGCACATAGACCAAACTCGCACATTATTGTTTATAGTGCTAATAGAAGGGTGCTTACGATGCTTAACCTACTTTGGGGTGTTAGAGCATTTTACTATGATATGGAGAAAACTACAGACGAAACCGTGATACAAGTTAATATGCTTACTTGCAATTATGGTTTCGTAGAAAAAGGAGATTTTGTAGTTAATCTTAATGCAATGCCTGTACACAACGGTGGAAAAACCAATACACTAAGGCTTTCTACAATATAG